CCCTTCACCGACTGCTCGACATCGAGATGGGCGCGCCCGATCCGGCGCGCATGGATGCCTTCTACGAGGAAATCGGCCTGCGCGGGGAGGCGGCCGTTGGGGAGGGGCCGACGAACCCGAGCAACTTCGGATTGTCGAAGCTCCGTACCGACAGCTTCGGCGCATCCGGGTGGGATGTGAGGAGGAGTCCGAACTTGCGGCGACCGCAGCACGTCTGGATCAGTTGGGCGTCAAGTGTCGGGTCGGAGGCAGTCGGCTGGAGGTTGTGGACCCGGTCAATAAGTGGCTCATCGTCGTCGAACCCGCTGCCGCTTTTGACGTTTCGCAGCAGCCGAAGCGATTGCTGAACCGGCCCGGCGAGCGCGAGCGACTCGATGTGCGCGCTGAAGTTCTCGTTGAGCCAGAGCCTCGACCGCCGCGTCGACTGGGTCACCTGCTCGTCTGCAGCTCGAAGTCTGTCGAAACGATTCGTTTCATGACGGAGGGGATCGGTTTCCGCGTCTCGGATATCATCGCTGGTGGCCTGGGGGCGTTCTTGCGCTGCTCGGGGGATCACCACAACCTGGCCATTGCGCCCGGTCCTGTGCCCTACCTCAACCACTACGCGTTCGAGTACGACGACTTCGACGCTGTGATGCGCGCCGCGTCGGTCTACGTCCGCAGGCACGGCGAAGGATTTCACATCGCGGGGCCGGGGCGTCACCCCATTGGAGGAAACGTCTTCCGCTACATGCTCGATCCGAGTGGCACGATCTTCGAGTTCTTTACCGACATGGATCGCATCGCGAGTGATGAGGCCTGGGTCATCAAGGACGACTGGGATCTAGGGGACGGGTGGTCCATCTGGGGTCAGAAGGAAACCCCAGAGATCTTCTTCAATCCCGTCGACATGCCGGAGATCGTCGCGGGCTGGGAGAAGGAACACGCCTGATTCGGCGAGCGCGGTCTCGCTGACTTCAGACCAGCCCTTCTTTTCTCATATCGGTCAGCGATGCCTTGTACGCCTGCACGATGCGATCTGCATCGTCGTCGGTGTGGGCCGCCGAGACGAACGAGATGTGCAGGTCCGAGGCGTAGACGCCGTGGTAGCGCATGTACTCCCCCAATGCGCTGCCCTTCAGGTAGTCGGAGCTATCTCGAAGGTCGCGAGAAGTCTTGGGTTCAACGTCTATGAAGTGGGGGAGGAACCAGGATCCCAGGCCGATCAGGCGCAGATCGAAGCCTTCGGCGCGGCAGAACTCGTGGACCCCGCCCTTGATCCTGGCCGCCAGAGCGTCGATGTGGGTGTAGACCTCCGGATGATCGCGGAGATACTCGAGTACCGCTGCACCGGCGCAACTCGTCAGCGGGTTGCCGCTGAAGGTTCCGATCAGCAGTAGCTTGCCCTCCACCATGTCCTGAATAATGTCTCCCGTACCGACGGCGGGTCGCATGGCGTCGAGGCTGCCGGTAACGGCACCGACGGGCAGGCCACCGCCCATGATCTTGCCGTAGGTCGCGATATCGGGGGTCACACCGAAGTGCGCTTGCGCACCGCCGTAACCCAGGCGGAAGCCACTGATGACCTCGTCGAAGATCAGCAACACTCCGCACTCGCGCGTGATCTGACGAAGTTCAGCCAGGTACTCGCCCAGATCGACCGGGTACGAACTGGGGACCGGCTCGATGATGACCGCCGCGAGTTCACTTGCGAGTGAACGGATCTTGTCCAGGCTGGCTCGACTGCCGTAGCTCAAGGTGACGACCTGTTCGACCGTGCCCGCAGGGATCCCCGGTGTGTCGGGAACACTCTCTGGATTCTCTGCGGGGCCCGCTGGTTGTGCGATCGAGCCACTCACGAGTGCGTAATCGTGTACGCCGTGGTAGCCGCCTTCGAACTTGGCGATCAGGTCTCTGCCTGTTCGGGCTCGGGCGATGCGCATGGCGTGCAGC
The window above is part of the bacterium genome. Proteins encoded here:
- a CDS encoding aspartate aminotransferase family protein; translation: MSSQIDELNKGRLPKSTEILERAKRTLLSPIVTGPLRTPKNIPFIAEAKGAHVVDVDGHDYVDITMAYGPLILGHSHPVVVEAIERACRNGTVYAMAHEHEVKLAELMVEAIPCAERIAFSNSGTEATLHAMRIARARTGRDLIAKFEGGYHGVHDYALVSGSIAQPAGPAENPESVPDTPGIPAGTVEQVVTLSYGSRASLDKIRSLASELAAVIIEPVPSSYPVDLGEYLAELRQITRECGVLLIFDEVISGFRLGYGGAQAHFGVTPDIATYGKIMGGGLPVGAVTGSLDAMRPAVGTGDIIQDMVEGKLLLIGTFSGNPLTSCAGAAVLEYLRDHPEVYTHIDALAARIKGGVHEFCRAEGFDLRLIGLGSWFLPHFIDVEPKTSRDLRDSSDYLKGSALGEYMRYHGVYASDLHISFVSAAHTDDDADRIVQAYKASLTDMRKEGLV